In the genome of Sporichthyaceae bacterium, one region contains:
- a CDS encoding histidine phosphatase family protein has translation MGTNGGRLVLLRHGETEWSRSHRHTGGTDLPLTPAGEAAASALRSRLAGWSPSAVVVSPLLRARRTAELAGLTDPILDDRLAEWDYGEFEGRTTADVNAERAAAGQQPWVLWRDGAPGGESPDRVGARVDALLADVGELRRDGDVALVAHAHILRVLAARWLGQPVSFGASLVLDVARVSVLGHEHDWPAVLSWNADGVAPSA, from the coding sequence GTGGGAACGAACGGTGGGCGACTGGTGCTGTTGCGTCACGGCGAGACCGAATGGAGCCGCAGCCACCGACACACCGGCGGCACCGACCTGCCGCTGACCCCCGCCGGGGAGGCCGCGGCGAGCGCGCTGCGCTCCCGGCTGGCCGGTTGGTCCCCGTCGGCCGTCGTGGTCAGCCCGTTGCTGCGGGCCCGCCGCACCGCTGAGCTGGCCGGCCTGACCGACCCGATTCTCGACGACCGCCTCGCCGAGTGGGACTACGGCGAGTTCGAAGGACGCACCACCGCCGACGTGAACGCCGAACGCGCCGCAGCCGGGCAACAACCGTGGGTGCTCTGGCGCGACGGCGCCCCCGGCGGCGAAAGCCCGGACCGGGTCGGCGCCCGGGTGGACGCGCTGCTCGCCGACGTCGGCGAGCTGCGTCGCGATGGCGACGTCGCCCTGGTCGCGCACGCCCACATCCTGCGGGTGCTGGCCGCCCGCTGGCTCGGCCAGCCGGTCAGCTTCGGTGCCTCGCTGGTACTCGACGTCGCGCGGGTGAGCGTGCTCGGCCACGAACACGACTGGCCGGCAGTACTGAGCTGGAACGCCGACGGGGTCGCGCCGAGCGCCTGA
- a CDS encoding M1 family metallopeptidase — protein sequence MRGAAALSAMLLTVAVAPPAGAAGPLAIGAAGLGDPVFPTLGNGGYDVQRYALDVTYDALPRTLHGTVRIQARTTQPLQRFFLDAAGLDIAAVRVDNVPAAFVTLPEKLQIDQATPLGAGRAMNVEIRYSTDPRRLPQPTGGFVPTLDGFATAAQPAAAHTVFPCNDHPSDKAVFSFRVTAPPGELGVANGVRTHLVTNSDGTTTASYDPPEPMATELVQLAVGTYAVLDHGMHNGVRWRDVVPTVRLPLLLPALYLTGHQLDWLTARLGPFPFSAYGLLPVDSDDTEPFEFTGLETQSLTLYRPGFLTQPEDKIGGHMTHELTHSWFGDSVTPRTWADLWLNEGHAEYYALNYRYAQGWTDTKGFTRFDDRMRWTYAQGNIWRASSGPVAQPTADTLFDNERYTGGTLVLYALAQRVGMPVFDRIERTFLAAFRYGNASTADYISTAVAVSGDPTVAAFLREWLYGASTPPMPGHPDWTVDPVPPSPAPPGPQSDRLD from the coding sequence ATGCGCGGAGCGGCGGCGCTGAGCGCAATGCTGCTGACGGTCGCGGTGGCGCCGCCGGCGGGGGCGGCAGGCCCGCTCGCCATCGGCGCGGCCGGCCTGGGCGATCCGGTGTTCCCGACCCTGGGCAACGGCGGGTACGACGTGCAGCGGTACGCGCTGGACGTGACGTACGACGCGTTGCCGCGGACCCTGCACGGCACCGTGCGGATCCAGGCGCGCACCACCCAACCGCTGCAGCGCTTCTTCCTGGACGCCGCCGGTCTGGACATCGCCGCGGTGCGGGTGGACAACGTGCCTGCCGCCTTCGTGACGCTGCCCGAGAAGCTGCAGATCGACCAGGCGACGCCGCTGGGCGCCGGTCGGGCGATGAACGTCGAAATTCGCTACAGCACCGATCCCCGGCGCCTTCCGCAGCCGACCGGTGGGTTCGTGCCGACCCTTGACGGGTTCGCGACCGCCGCGCAACCCGCGGCCGCGCACACCGTGTTCCCGTGCAACGACCATCCGTCGGACAAGGCGGTGTTCAGCTTCCGGGTCACCGCGCCGCCGGGTGAGTTGGGGGTGGCCAACGGGGTGCGCACGCACCTGGTCACCAACTCCGACGGCACCACCACGGCGAGCTACGACCCGCCGGAACCGATGGCCACCGAACTCGTGCAACTGGCCGTGGGTACCTACGCGGTGCTCGACCACGGGATGCACAACGGGGTCCGGTGGCGCGACGTGGTGCCGACGGTTCGGCTGCCCCTGCTGCTGCCCGCCCTATATCTGACGGGACATCAGTTGGACTGGCTCACCGCGCGCTTGGGTCCGTTCCCGTTCTCCGCCTACGGACTGCTGCCGGTGGACAGCGACGACACGGAACCGTTCGAGTTCACCGGCCTGGAGACACAATCGCTCACCCTCTACCGGCCCGGATTCCTGACCCAGCCCGAGGACAAGATCGGTGGGCACATGACGCACGAGCTGACGCACAGTTGGTTCGGCGACAGCGTCACCCCGCGCACCTGGGCCGACCTGTGGTTGAACGAGGGTCATGCCGAGTATTACGCGCTGAACTACCGGTACGCGCAGGGCTGGACGGACACCAAGGGCTTCACCCGCTTCGACGACCGGATGCGCTGGACGTACGCGCAGGGCAATATCTGGCGGGCGAGTTCGGGGCCGGTGGCGCAACCGACCGCGGACACGCTGTTCGACAATGAGCGCTACACCGGCGGCACTTTGGTGCTGTATGCGCTGGCGCAACGGGTCGGCATGCCGGTCTTCGATCGCATCGAGCGGACCTTCCTCGCCGCGTTTCGCTACGGCAATGCGAGCACGGCGGACTACATCAGCACCGCGGTCGCGGTGTCCGGCGACCCGACCGTGGCAGCGTTCCTGCGGGAGTGGCTCTACGGGGCGAGCACCCCGCCGATGCCCGGCCATCCGGACTGGACCGTGGACCCCGTGCCGCCATCGCCAGCGCCACCCGGCCCGCAGAGCGATCGCCTGGACTGA
- a CDS encoding maleylpyruvate isomerase N-terminal domain-containing protein yields MMTTAVHEVLPELDAFVHAVQSRRPDAGTWCEAWTTRDILVHQTGNAEEMARVLAAHLAGSPVTTRGFTEREGPIRALGDTDLWAAFADRCERLAEVAQSGENALSPDEQISWTGRIVTPAFFAEHMREELVLHRWDLAGDDSTAVRALAEPWMTTHTVQLVGQPLLKRGAAALDLAAGQRIEGRLRAPGSDDVVVTAGSEGTTITLAKPEGPATISSDPAVRTLFLWGRRPADFTRWHSDAGPEELRNLRTLLSGY; encoded by the coding sequence ATGATGACCACAGCAGTGCACGAAGTCCTCCCCGAGCTCGACGCCTTCGTTCACGCCGTGCAATCGCGCCGCCCGGACGCGGGCACCTGGTGCGAGGCCTGGACCACCCGCGACATCCTGGTCCACCAGACCGGCAATGCCGAGGAGATGGCCCGGGTACTGGCCGCGCATCTGGCCGGCAGCCCGGTGACGACCCGCGGCTTCACCGAACGCGAGGGGCCAATCCGGGCACTGGGCGACACCGACCTGTGGGCCGCGTTCGCCGACCGCTGCGAACGGCTCGCCGAGGTCGCCCAATCCGGGGAGAACGCCCTGTCGCCCGACGAGCAGATCAGCTGGACCGGACGCATCGTGACGCCCGCGTTCTTCGCCGAGCACATGCGCGAAGAACTCGTGCTGCACCGCTGGGACCTGGCCGGTGACGACAGCACCGCCGTCCGGGCGCTGGCCGAGCCGTGGATGACCACGCACACCGTGCAACTCGTCGGCCAACCACTGCTCAAGCGCGGCGCGGCCGCCCTCGACCTTGCCGCGGGACAACGCATCGAGGGTCGATTGCGCGCCCCGGGCAGCGATGACGTCGTGGTCACCGCCGGCAGCGAGGGCACCACCATCACGCTGGCCAAGCCCGAGGGACCGGCCACCATCTCCAGCGACCCGGCGGTGCGCACGCTGTTCCTGTGGGGCCGCCGGCCCGCCGATTTCACCCGCTGGCACAGCGATGCGGGGCCCGAGGAACTCCGCAACCTGCGCACCCTCCTCAGCGGCTACTGA
- a CDS encoding GMC family oxidoreductase N-terminal domain-containing protein, translated as MERFDTVVVGAGSAGAVLAARLSEDPGHRVLLLEAGPDHDAAGTPPRVRSANVFDAVGEPGRIWERLVATRAPGQPEALYVRGRGVGGSSAVNATCAIRGTPDDYQRWAAEFGCDGWGWPEMLAAFLTAEDDADYGGDGRHGKGGPIPLWRPPVDSLPPLSRGLRAALSGLGHPSCDDYHAPDSTGVSRSALTVRDGRRVSTNDAYLEPARARANLGVRGDTLVDRVLLNGRRAVGVRTETGAEIEAGQVIVSAGAIHSPAILLRSGIGVDDGLAGGANLIEHAATAGFELELTESGQMPSTDSLVFNAMLRYSSELAGAGPNDMQIVWFDGVSPTGEPRTGGRILGAVMRVFSRGTVRLRSGRADEDPIVDFNLLADERDLIRLRDAVRRIIELIRHPEVAAITRGALAADTPLDQLDSDAAIDAWLMRTVSDYVHAVGTCRMGRVGEPAAVVDTDCQVIGYPGLRVCDASVMPDLPRANTHLTTVAIAERLSLKLADRQSTSVPGRSCSA; from the coding sequence ATGGAGCGCTTCGACACGGTGGTGGTGGGCGCCGGATCGGCCGGCGCGGTGCTGGCCGCGCGGCTGTCCGAGGATCCCGGGCACCGGGTGTTGTTGCTGGAGGCCGGCCCTGATCACGACGCCGCGGGCACACCCCCTCGGGTGCGCTCGGCCAACGTCTTCGACGCCGTGGGCGAACCCGGGCGGATCTGGGAGCGACTGGTGGCCACCCGCGCGCCGGGGCAGCCCGAGGCGTTGTACGTGCGCGGCCGGGGCGTGGGCGGATCCTCCGCGGTCAACGCGACCTGCGCCATCCGCGGCACCCCGGACGACTACCAGCGCTGGGCAGCGGAGTTCGGCTGCGACGGCTGGGGTTGGCCGGAGATGCTCGCCGCGTTCCTCACCGCGGAGGACGACGCCGACTACGGCGGCGACGGCCGGCACGGCAAAGGGGGGCCGATCCCGCTCTGGCGCCCGCCGGTCGATTCCCTCCCGCCACTGAGCCGGGGGCTTCGGGCGGCACTGAGCGGGCTCGGCCACCCGAGCTGCGACGACTACCACGCACCGGACAGCACCGGGGTCAGCCGCTCGGCACTGACCGTGCGTGACGGCCGGCGGGTCTCCACCAACGACGCCTATCTGGAGCCGGCCCGGGCCCGGGCCAATCTCGGCGTCCGCGGGGACACGTTGGTGGACCGGGTGCTGCTCAACGGCCGCCGCGCGGTCGGCGTGCGCACCGAGACCGGCGCCGAGATCGAGGCCGGGCAGGTGATCGTCAGCGCGGGCGCGATCCACTCCCCGGCGATCCTGCTCCGCTCCGGGATCGGCGTGGACGACGGACTGGCGGGCGGCGCGAACCTCATCGAGCACGCGGCCACCGCCGGGTTCGAACTCGAGCTCACCGAGTCGGGGCAGATGCCGAGCACGGACAGCCTCGTGTTCAACGCGATGTTGCGCTACTCCTCGGAGTTGGCCGGGGCCGGCCCCAACGACATGCAGATCGTCTGGTTCGACGGGGTCAGCCCGACCGGGGAGCCCCGCACCGGCGGACGGATCTTGGGCGCCGTGATGCGGGTGTTCTCCCGGGGCACCGTGCGCCTGCGCTCCGGCCGGGCCGACGAGGACCCGATCGTGGATTTCAACCTGCTGGCCGATGAACGCGATCTGATCCGGCTGCGCGACGCGGTGCGCCGGATCATCGAGCTCATCCGGCACCCGGAGGTCGCGGCCATCACCCGCGGCGCACTGGCCGCCGACACCCCGCTGGATCAGCTGGACAGCGATGCCGCGATCGACGCCTGGCTGATGCGCACCGTCAGCGACTACGTGCACGCGGTCGGCACCTGCCGGATGGGCCGAGTCGGCGAACCCGCCGCGGTGGTCGACACCGACTGCCAGGTAATCGGTTATCCGGGGCTACGCGTCTGCGACGCCTCGGTCATGCCCGATCTGCCCAGGGCCAACACCCACCTGACCACCGTGGCGATCGCCGAACGGCTGTCGCTCAAACTCGCCGACCGGCAAAGCACATCCGTACCCGGGAGATCATGCTCAGCATGA
- a CDS encoding TetR family transcriptional regulator, translating to MATAVAPVGLRERKKRRTQDAIVDAAMHLFSTKDYNAVSVEEIAAAADVSPRTFYRYFPAKEDVLLGHSEVDDAIREVLARRRADESDVDFIARAMLGAIHVLNTEHISLVYELIQTVPALQARLFQQIWRGGQEEFIDALLVGRRRTADNELRARVITHAVGDAIRLGAVSWLQAGQRGSLARECNKALAHLRQAFGPAGE from the coding sequence GTGGCCACAGCAGTTGCTCCTGTCGGTCTGCGGGAGCGGAAGAAGCGACGCACGCAGGATGCGATCGTCGACGCCGCGATGCACCTGTTCAGCACCAAGGACTACAACGCGGTCTCCGTGGAGGAGATCGCCGCGGCCGCCGACGTCTCCCCGCGGACCTTCTACCGCTACTTCCCCGCCAAGGAAGACGTCCTGCTCGGGCACAGCGAGGTGGATGACGCGATCCGAGAGGTTCTGGCCCGGCGGCGCGCGGACGAGAGCGATGTCGATTTCATTGCCCGGGCCATGCTCGGCGCCATCCACGTGCTGAACACCGAACACATCTCGCTCGTCTACGAACTGATCCAGACGGTCCCCGCGCTGCAGGCGCGGTTGTTCCAGCAGATCTGGCGCGGCGGCCAGGAGGAGTTCATCGACGCCCTGCTGGTCGGCCGGCGCCGAACGGCCGACAACGAACTACGCGCCCGGGTCATCACGCACGCGGTGGGCGACGCGATCCGCCTCGGCGCCGTGTCCTGGCTGCAGGCGGGCCAGCGCGGCTCGCTGGCCCGCGAGTGCAACAAGGCCCTGGCCCATCTGCGTCAGGCGTTCGGCCCGGCCGGCGAGTAG
- a CDS encoding DUF2993 domain-containing protein — translation MTDLPPPPAARPPRRSRRRIAVWIGVGAAVLSGSLLGLDRVAAVVIEHVTAGKVQKCLQTPKRPHVQLHDFPLLPHLVSGRLQHLTLTAHDINAKGVRVTELQVDAHGVSRHGAGGEVNSLRGTGLVSYDAISSNAMGLRVSYGGDGTIEVAGGIGALSGSGTLTPRIDNGDLVLQTGELSSPLFGNVDLQSIPPIRVPLRELPSGVNVTLNPSEQGLAFSFDGTHVEMADNICDMS, via the coding sequence ATGACCGATCTGCCGCCGCCGCCAGCAGCCAGGCCGCCACGGCGCAGCCGGCGTCGGATTGCCGTGTGGATCGGTGTCGGCGCCGCCGTGCTCAGCGGGTCACTGCTCGGACTGGACCGGGTCGCCGCTGTCGTCATCGAGCACGTCACCGCGGGCAAGGTGCAGAAGTGCCTGCAGACCCCGAAGCGCCCGCACGTGCAGCTTCATGATTTCCCGTTGCTGCCACATCTGGTCAGCGGTCGGCTGCAGCACCTGACGTTGACCGCGCACGACATCAACGCCAAGGGTGTTCGGGTCACGGAACTGCAGGTCGACGCGCACGGCGTGAGCCGGCACGGGGCCGGTGGTGAGGTGAACTCCCTGCGCGGCACCGGCCTGGTGAGCTACGACGCGATCAGCTCCAACGCCATGGGTCTGCGGGTGTCCTACGGCGGCGACGGCACCATCGAGGTCGCGGGCGGCATCGGCGCGCTCAGCGGGTCGGGGACGTTGACGCCCCGCATCGACAACGGCGACCTGGTGCTGCAGACGGGCGAGCTGTCCTCGCCGCTTTTCGGCAACGTCGACCTGCAGAGCATCCCGCCGATCCGCGTGCCGCTGCGGGAGTTGCCGTCCGGGGTCAATGTCACGCTGAACCCGTCCGAGCAGGGCCTGGCCTTCTCCTTCGACGGCACCCACGTCGAGATGGCCGACAACATCTGCGACATGTCCTAG
- a CDS encoding MFS transporter, whose translation MDGRAHRLRWATLGVMCLSLTLIGLDNTILNVAMPTLVRELNASGSQLQWIVDSYTLIFAGLLLTAGTLGDRFGRRRLLFLGMTVFGLASVWAAWAQGPNELIVARAVMGVGGAAIMPATLSILINVFTDPIERGRAIGIWAAVAGLGIIGGPTLGGWLLMHYWWGSVFLINVPVAALTVLLGSTLIPESRDPDAPRADLLGMVTSVVGLGALVWGFIQAPERGWDDPLIVGSLGVGVVALVLFVQWERHTPTPMLDMRFFRDVRFSVCSAVISLASFALVGGLFFLTQYLQFVLGYDALGTGVRLLPFTTMAVGAPLGINLTQHYGPKFSIAAGLAVTSIGLSVMSTTSLGDGYPRVAGALGLIGFGIGMAMAPATDAVMASLPAEKSGIGSAVNDTTRQVGGALGVAVLGSLLTSRYADAVPTQIGATVVPEQARSGIGQALAFADQTSGADGIRLVDTATAAFVNAMGTTVLIAAMVVLVGSVAAALWLPMKGVPRAAIRSAARRWVVMPRRGWPGTARRTAP comes from the coding sequence ATGGACGGCCGGGCCCATCGGCTGCGCTGGGCCACCCTCGGGGTGATGTGTCTGTCCCTGACGCTGATCGGGCTGGACAACACGATCCTCAACGTCGCGATGCCCACGCTGGTGCGCGAGTTGAACGCCTCGGGCAGTCAGCTGCAGTGGATCGTGGACAGCTATACGCTGATTTTCGCCGGTCTGCTGCTCACCGCCGGCACCCTCGGGGACCGCTTCGGCCGACGGCGCCTGCTGTTTCTCGGGATGACGGTGTTCGGGCTGGCCTCGGTGTGGGCCGCCTGGGCCCAGGGGCCGAACGAACTGATCGTCGCACGCGCCGTCATGGGCGTCGGCGGTGCGGCGATCATGCCCGCCACGCTGTCGATTCTCATCAACGTGTTCACCGATCCGATCGAGCGGGGCCGGGCAATCGGCATCTGGGCGGCGGTCGCCGGCCTGGGCATCATCGGCGGTCCGACACTCGGCGGCTGGCTGCTCATGCACTACTGGTGGGGCTCGGTGTTCCTGATCAACGTGCCGGTTGCGGCGTTGACGGTGTTGCTGGGTTCGACGCTGATTCCGGAGAGCCGCGATCCCGATGCGCCGCGGGCGGATTTGCTCGGCATGGTCACCAGCGTCGTCGGATTGGGTGCGCTGGTGTGGGGGTTCATTCAGGCACCGGAGCGCGGCTGGGACGACCCACTGATTGTGGGCTCGCTGGGGGTCGGGGTGGTGGCGCTCGTGCTGTTCGTGCAGTGGGAACGGCACACCCCGACGCCGATGCTGGACATGCGGTTCTTCCGCGACGTGCGCTTCTCCGTCTGTTCGGCGGTGATCAGCCTCGCCTCCTTCGCGTTGGTGGGCGGGCTGTTCTTCCTCACCCAGTACCTGCAGTTCGTGCTCGGCTACGACGCACTGGGCACCGGGGTGCGGCTGTTGCCGTTCACCACGATGGCGGTGGGTGCTCCGCTGGGCATCAATCTGACGCAGCATTACGGGCCCAAGTTCTCCATCGCCGCAGGGTTGGCGGTGACCAGCATCGGGCTCAGCGTGATGTCCACCACCTCCCTCGGCGACGGCTATCCGCGGGTCGCGGGCGCGCTGGGTCTGATCGGGTTCGGCATCGGCATGGCGATGGCCCCGGCGACCGACGCGGTAATGGCGTCCTTACCGGCGGAGAAATCCGGGATCGGCTCGGCGGTCAACGACACCACCCGTCAGGTCGGCGGAGCGCTGGGGGTCGCGGTGCTGGGCAGCCTGTTGACCTCGCGCTACGCCGATGCGGTGCCGACTCAGATCGGCGCCACGGTGGTGCCCGAGCAGGCGCGCAGCGGCATCGGGCAGGCGCTGGCCTTCGCCGACCAGACCAGTGGAGCGGACGGGATCAGACTGGTGGACACCGCGACCGCGGCGTTCGTCAACGCGATGGGCACGACCGTGCTGATCGCCGCGATGGTCGTTCTCGTGGGGTCGGTCGCGGCGGCCCTGTGGTTGCCGATGAAGGGCGTGCCGCGGGCGGCTATTCGTAGCGCAGCGCGTCGATGGGTCGTAATGCCGCGGCGCGGCTGGCCGGGTACAGCCCGAAGAACAGCCCCGTGA
- a CDS encoding ABC transporter permease has product MRWAESTRFAINGIVANKMRSMLTMLGILIGVASVITLVAVGTGSSREVQASIDRLGSNTLFVLPLQEGGGGQGRSIGAQIRRLLGIKSPPVNGTQTRAARLTFEDADALKDPVNAPHVAAVAPAVVIQRATATHGTSSHTVNLLLGSTADFLAIDNSSVTCGTPFTADDYNAHRHIALLGSSVAQDLTDGDTCSLVNSQIQLNGQAFYVGGILNSKGYSGQQDLDDRILAVGTAVQDALYGYNPPAAGPISGISVQATSGADVQAAQAEVTAIMMGRHHVNLLNTDFIVFNSSAVLDVSASSNHTLTILLAAVAGISLLVGGIGVMNIMLVSVTERTREIGIRKAIGAGSGDIIGQFLGEAVILSLAGGILGVLAGFGASHFTIAGVQPVIAPYSVYLSLAVSLFTGLFFGLYPASRAAALRPIDALRYE; this is encoded by the coding sequence ATGAGGTGGGCCGAGAGCACGCGCTTCGCGATAAACGGAATCGTCGCGAACAAGATGCGTTCGATGCTGACCATGCTCGGCATCCTCATCGGCGTCGCCTCGGTAATCACGCTGGTGGCCGTCGGCACGGGGTCCTCACGCGAGGTTCAGGCCTCGATCGATCGGCTGGGCTCGAACACGTTGTTCGTGTTGCCGTTGCAGGAGGGCGGTGGTGGTCAGGGTCGCAGCATCGGCGCGCAGATCCGCCGCCTGCTCGGCATCAAATCCCCGCCGGTGAACGGCACGCAGACCCGCGCCGCCCGACTCACGTTCGAGGACGCCGACGCCCTCAAGGACCCGGTGAACGCCCCGCACGTGGCGGCCGTGGCCCCGGCCGTGGTCATCCAACGGGCGACCGCCACCCACGGCACCTCCTCGCACACCGTCAACCTGCTGCTCGGCAGCACCGCGGACTTCCTGGCCATCGACAACTCCTCGGTCACCTGCGGGACACCGTTCACCGCCGACGACTACAACGCGCACCGACACATCGCGCTGCTCGGCAGCTCGGTGGCTCAGGACCTCACCGACGGGGACACCTGCAGCCTGGTCAACTCACAGATCCAACTCAACGGCCAGGCGTTCTACGTCGGCGGCATCCTCAACTCCAAGGGCTACAGCGGTCAGCAGGACCTCGACGACCGCATCCTCGCGGTCGGGACCGCGGTGCAGGACGCCCTCTACGGCTACAACCCGCCGGCCGCCGGACCGATCAGTGGCATCTCCGTGCAGGCCACCTCGGGAGCGGACGTCCAGGCCGCCCAGGCCGAGGTCACCGCGATCATGATGGGGCGCCACCACGTGAACCTGCTCAACACCGACTTCATCGTGTTCAACTCCTCCGCGGTGCTTGACGTGTCGGCATCGTCCAACCACACACTGACGATCCTGCTCGCGGCCGTGGCCGGAATCTCCCTGCTGGTCGGCGGTATCGGCGTCATGAACATCATGTTGGTCTCGGTCACCGAACGAACCCGGGAGATCGGTATCCGCAAGGCGATCGGAGCCGGCAGCGGCGACATCATCGGGCAGTTCCTCGGCGAAGCGGTGATCCTCAGCCTGGCCGGCGGCATCCTCGGCGTGCTCGCCGGATTCGGGGCGTCCCACTTCACCATCGCCGGCGTGCAACCGGTTATCGCGCCGTACTCCGTCTACCTCTCGTTGGCCGTGTCGCTGTTCACGGGGCTGTTCTTCGGGCTGTACCCGGCCAGCCGCGCCGCGGCATTACGACCCATCGACGCGCTGCGCTACGAATAG